The stretch of DNA ATTGCTCTTTCTTCTCAGATGTTTTTTGTTACTTTCTCTTTTTTTGTTGCTTATTTGTTACTCATGTATTAAATTGGGACTAAGTAACAAAGCAATCACAAGGCGAGTAACAAGGGATGAATAAGCGGAACACAAAAAAGAAACATTTTCATAAAGCCCTGGGTGCTGTCAAAAAAGGCTACCGCTTAGCCTATCCCCTCACTCAGGGCTTTCTATTTTTGGGGAGAAAGAAATGTCAGTTAAATTAAGAAAGCGGAAACTGGCCAGCGGCAACGTGAGCCTTTACCTTGACATCTACCAGAGCGGCAAGCGGGCGTATGAATTTCTTGGTCTCTATCTCACCAAAGACAAAAC from candidate division KSB1 bacterium encodes:
- a CDS encoding site-specific integrase, with translation MSVKLRKRKLASGNVSLYLDIYQSGKRAYEFLGLYLTKDKT